One window from the genome of Streptomyces sp. NBC_00287 encodes:
- a CDS encoding ABC transporter substrate-binding protein yields the protein MRSVRMRILATLLVLAAVGVVGWQMLPSEGDEDRTITVGTTDAVTSLDPAGAYDAGSWALFSNVFQTLLTFEAGGASPVPDAAESCKWADGGLRTYRCELREGLTFPSGRTMTAEDVKYSFDRVREIKSDVGPASLFDTLDSVAADGLAVTFRLSSPDATFPFKVATGAGSIVDSTKYPKNGLRTDNGVDGTGPYELSSYKKGDKAVLVPNGQYQGAVQETGRPIQLRYFADADQLERAWRGRRIDVATRQLPPDVLAELDPGDPGQRVSEADSSEVRNLYFNTREGSPLHDVRVRQAMAWLINREKLAATVYQGTVDPLYSLIPTGITGHTTSFFESYPKQDAGKARSLLEDAGVELPVRFTYGYATGRGAAAEEAAELKAQLEAGGLFKVTLKGYEWTDFQKRWATGKLDAYGVGWVADFPDPDTYGAPLVGSGGTMNTGYSSKVVDRLIQESQRFADRGEAVDDFREVQQVIAEDVPVIPLWQAKEYVVSSEDVGGGQYLSDGTGVFRLWRLGWI from the coding sequence ATGCGATCTGTTCGCATGCGGATTCTCGCGACGCTGCTCGTGCTGGCGGCCGTGGGAGTGGTCGGCTGGCAGATGCTGCCGTCGGAGGGTGACGAGGACCGGACCATCACGGTCGGTACGACGGACGCGGTCACTTCGCTCGACCCGGCCGGCGCCTACGACGCCGGGTCCTGGGCGTTGTTCAGCAATGTCTTCCAGACGCTGCTGACCTTCGAGGCGGGCGGCGCCTCGCCGGTGCCGGACGCGGCGGAGAGCTGCAAGTGGGCCGACGGCGGACTGCGCACCTACCGCTGTGAGCTGCGGGAGGGGCTGACCTTTCCGAGCGGACGCACGATGACCGCGGAGGACGTCAAGTACTCCTTCGACCGGGTGCGGGAGATCAAGTCGGACGTCGGCCCCGCGTCGCTCTTCGACACGCTGGACTCCGTGGCGGCCGACGGTCTGGCGGTCACCTTCCGGCTGTCCTCGCCCGACGCGACGTTCCCGTTCAAGGTGGCCACGGGCGCGGGCTCCATCGTCGACAGCACCAAGTACCCGAAGAACGGGCTGCGCACCGACAACGGCGTCGACGGCACCGGGCCGTACGAGCTGTCGTCCTACAAGAAGGGCGACAAGGCGGTCCTGGTGCCCAACGGGCAGTACCAGGGCGCGGTTCAGGAGACCGGACGGCCCATCCAGCTGCGGTACTTCGCGGACGCGGACCAGTTGGAGCGGGCCTGGCGGGGGCGGCGGATCGATGTCGCCACGCGGCAGTTGCCGCCGGACGTGCTCGCCGAACTCGATCCCGGTGACCCTGGTCAGCGGGTGTCCGAGGCGGACAGCTCCGAGGTCCGCAATCTGTACTTCAACACCCGTGAGGGTTCTCCGCTGCACGATGTGCGGGTGCGGCAGGCGATGGCTTGGCTGATCAATCGGGAGAAGCTCGCGGCGACGGTGTATCAGGGGACCGTGGATCCGCTGTATTCGCTGATTCCGACGGGGATCACGGGGCATACGACGTCGTTCTTCGAGTCGTATCCGAAGCAGGATGCCGGGAAGGCGCGCTCGCTTCTCGAGGACGCCGGGGTCGAGCTTCCCGTCCGCTTCACCTACGGCTATGCGACCGGGCGGGGCGCCGCCGCGGAGGAAGCCGCCGAGCTGAAGGCGCAGTTGGAGGCCGGTGGGCTGTTCAAGGTGACGCTCAAGGGTTATGAGTGGACCGATTTCCAGAAGCGGTGGGCCACGGGGAAGCTGGACGCGTACGGCGTGGGGTGGGTCGCGGACTTCCCCGATCCGGATACCTACGGGGCGCCGCTTGTCGGGTCCGGGGGCACCATGAACACCGGGTACAGCAGCAAGGTGGTCGATCGGCTCATTCAGGAGAGTCAGCGGTTTGCCGATCGGGGGGAGGCTGTGGATGACTTCCGTGAGGTGCAGCAGGTGATTGCCGAGGACGTGCCGGTGATTCCTCTTTGGCAGGCCAAGGAGTATGTGGTCAGCAGTGAGGATGTGGGGGGCGGGCAGTATTTGTCGGACGGGACGGGTGTGTTTCGGCTATGGCGGCTCGGGTGGATCTGA
- a CDS encoding metallophosphoesterase, with protein MVIVFLVLVLAVMVTANWYVWRRLFRDTTSGPGWVRRAGAALVAGGWVMAFGALIAERTGAPFWLQRVLAWPGFLWLALSIYLLLGLLAGEAVRPLLRRLLERRKPAEVPVRQAEPVSVGAPPAPEPEDSGLLVAAPSRRLFVSRVIGGAAAAVAVGTVGVGTYGVLNGPSVKRVTVPLAKLPRAAHGYRIAVVSDIHLGPVLGRGFAQRVVDTINSTQPDLVAVVGDLVDGSVKDLGPAAAPLRQLNAPAYFVTGNHEYFSGAEQWVEEVRRLGLLPLENARTELPWFDLAGVNDIAGEDEGQGPDFAKALGDRDRARACVLLAHQPVQIHDAVEHGVDLQLSGHTHGGQLWPGNLIAAGANPTLAGLERYGDTQLYVSRGAGAWGPPTRVGAPSDITVIELASRQA; from the coding sequence GTGGTCATCGTCTTCTTGGTGCTCGTCCTGGCGGTCATGGTGACGGCCAACTGGTACGTGTGGCGCCGCCTGTTCCGCGACACGACCAGCGGCCCCGGCTGGGTCCGCCGCGCGGGCGCCGCGCTCGTCGCGGGCGGCTGGGTGATGGCCTTCGGCGCGCTGATCGCCGAGCGCACCGGCGCGCCCTTCTGGCTCCAGCGCGTGCTGGCGTGGCCGGGCTTCCTGTGGCTGGCGCTCTCGATCTACCTGCTGCTGGGGCTGCTGGCGGGTGAGGCCGTACGACCGCTGCTGCGCCGCCTGCTGGAGCGGCGCAAGCCCGCCGAGGTGCCCGTACGGCAGGCCGAGCCGGTGTCGGTCGGCGCGCCCCCGGCGCCCGAGCCCGAGGACTCCGGCCTCCTCGTCGCCGCCCCCTCCCGCCGCCTCTTCGTCTCCCGCGTCATCGGCGGCGCCGCCGCGGCAGTGGCCGTCGGGACCGTCGGAGTCGGCACGTACGGCGTCCTGAACGGGCCGAGCGTGAAGCGGGTCACCGTTCCGCTCGCCAAGCTCCCGCGCGCGGCGCACGGTTACCGCATCGCGGTGGTCAGCGACATCCACCTGGGCCCGGTCCTCGGCCGGGGCTTCGCGCAACGGGTCGTCGACACCATCAACTCGACCCAGCCCGACCTCGTCGCGGTCGTCGGCGACCTGGTCGACGGCAGCGTGAAGGATCTTGGCCCGGCGGCGGCGCCCCTGCGGCAGCTCAACGCCCCCGCCTACTTCGTCACCGGCAACCACGAGTACTTCTCGGGCGCCGAGCAGTGGGTCGAGGAGGTACGGCGGCTCGGCCTGCTCCCGCTGGAGAACGCCCGCACCGAACTGCCCTGGTTCGACCTCGCCGGCGTCAATGACATCGCGGGCGAGGACGAGGGCCAGGGCCCCGACTTCGCCAAGGCGCTCGGCGACCGCGACCGGGCACGCGCGTGCGTGCTCCTCGCCCACCAGCCCGTCCAGATCCACGACGCTGTCGAGCACGGCGTCGACCTCCAGCTCTCCGGCCACACCCACGGCGGCCAGCTCTGGCCCGGCAACCTCATCGCGGCCGGGGCGAATCCGACCCTGGCGGGCCTTGAGCGGTACGGCGACACCCAGCTCTACGTCAGCCGGGGCGCCGGTGCGTGGGGCCCGCCCACGCGGGTCGGGGCCCCGTCCGACATCACGGTGATCGAACTGGCCTCCAGGCAGGCCTGA
- a CDS encoding D-alanyl-D-alanine carboxypeptidase family protein, with translation MSAPQKTTRRSLLVTSAVLSSLALSVPVSYAAPSPSPTPSATPPANMSTVGGERLGQPGTQVELASGVPVLPKDLSARSWIVADAESGEVLAAHNAHWRLAPASTLKMLFADTLLPKFPSSTKHRVVPSDLVDVGSGSSMVGIKEGETYTVHDLWLGVFLRSGNDAVHVLSKMNGGIKETVAQMNAHAEELQALDTHAVSPDGYDAPEQVSSAYDLTLIARSGLQKKDFREYCSTVSAKFPGETKRNKKGKSVRTSFEIQNTNRLLSGDSDIPVYQGIAGVKNGNTTNAGATFTGVAERDGKVLLVTVMNPEKDESNEVYKETAKLFDWGFKAAGKVQPVGELVPPKGAAEASAQPGANDDSGSGSGSGEAGGSGDSSSSQKPVVGAAAEGGSSGIGIALAMTGGLLVLLAAGAFLVNRRWPLPDLVRRRR, from the coding sequence GTGTCCGCACCCCAGAAGACCACCAGGCGATCACTGCTGGTCACTTCCGCCGTTCTTTCGTCCCTGGCGCTGAGCGTGCCCGTCTCGTACGCGGCCCCGAGTCCGTCACCGACGCCGTCCGCCACTCCCCCGGCGAACATGTCGACGGTGGGCGGTGAGCGGCTCGGGCAGCCGGGGACACAGGTCGAGCTGGCGAGCGGGGTGCCCGTGCTGCCCAAGGACCTGTCCGCGCGGTCGTGGATCGTCGCCGACGCCGAGTCCGGCGAGGTGCTCGCGGCGCACAACGCGCACTGGCGGCTGGCTCCGGCGAGCACGCTGAAGATGCTGTTCGCCGACACCCTGCTGCCGAAGTTCCCCTCCTCCACCAAGCACAGGGTGGTCCCCTCCGACCTGGTGGATGTGGGGTCCGGCTCCAGCATGGTCGGGATAAAGGAGGGTGAGACCTACACCGTCCACGATCTGTGGCTGGGCGTCTTCCTGCGCTCCGGCAACGACGCCGTGCATGTGCTGTCGAAGATGAACGGCGGCATCAAGGAGACCGTGGCGCAGATGAACGCGCACGCCGAGGAGCTCCAGGCCCTCGACACCCACGCGGTCTCCCCCGACGGCTACGACGCCCCCGAGCAGGTCTCCTCCGCGTACGACCTGACCCTGATCGCCCGATCCGGGCTGCAGAAGAAGGACTTCCGCGAGTACTGCTCGACGGTCAGCGCGAAGTTCCCGGGCGAGACAAAGAGGAACAAGAAGGGCAAGTCGGTCCGTACGTCCTTCGAGATCCAGAACACCAACCGGCTGCTGAGCGGCGACTCCGACATCCCGGTCTACCAGGGCATCGCGGGCGTGAAGAACGGCAACACCACCAACGCGGGCGCCACCTTCACCGGTGTCGCCGAGCGCGACGGCAAGGTGCTGCTCGTCACGGTGATGAACCCGGAGAAGGACGAGAGCAACGAGGTCTACAAGGAGACCGCGAAGCTCTTCGACTGGGGCTTCAAGGCGGCCGGCAAGGTCCAGCCGGTGGGTGAGCTGGTGCCGCCGAAGGGCGCGGCCGAGGCGAGCGCGCAGCCGGGCGCCAATGACGATTCCGGCTCGGGCTCCGGCTCCGGTGAGGCGGGCGGGTCCGGGGACAGCTCGTCGTCGCAGAAGCCGGTGGTGGGCGCGGCGGCCGAGGGCGGTTCCAGCGGCATCGGGATCGCGCTCGCGATGACCGGCGGTCTGCTGGTGCTGCTCGCGGCCGGCGCCTTCCTGGTCAACCGCCGGTGGCCGCTGCCTGATCTGGTACGCCGTCGTCGGTGA
- a CDS encoding SCO4848 family membrane protein, with protein sequence MKLSRPVSWFLLAFGVWSWVIWITFVKNLVKDGSGLAFDDAGDPTGYFWVHLLLAVVSFVLGTVVGGIGLRGVRALRRTS encoded by the coding sequence ATGAAGCTCAGCCGCCCCGTCTCCTGGTTCCTGCTCGCCTTCGGGGTGTGGAGCTGGGTCATCTGGATCACTTTCGTCAAGAACCTCGTCAAGGACGGCAGCGGGCTCGCGTTCGACGACGCGGGCGACCCGACGGGCTACTTCTGGGTGCACCTGCTGCTCGCGGTCGTCTCCTTCGTATTGGGGACGGTCGTCGGGGGCATCGGGTTGCGCGGAGTGCGCGCATTGCGCCGGACGTCATAG
- a CDS encoding YihY/virulence factor BrkB family protein yields the protein MDWLKKLPVVGPLVARLMTTHVWRSYERMDRVKWTRLAAAMTFTSFVALFPMLAVAAAIAAATLSQDQQDTLEEKIADQVPGISDQLNIDGLVDNAGTVGLIAGALLLVTGISWVGSMRESLRAVWALDDEEENPVLRKAKDAGVLVGLGGAVLVTIAASTVASAMVGWITRELGIDEGGWGGILLRVLAFSIAVLADFLLLLYVLTLLPGVEPPRRRLMVAALIGAIGFELLKLLLSGYMQGVAGKSMYGAFGVPVALLLWINFTAKLVVFCSAWTATPSKAEEGVTDDGVPDQAAATGG from the coding sequence ATGGACTGGCTGAAAAAGCTCCCCGTCGTCGGGCCGCTCGTCGCCCGGCTGATGACCACGCACGTGTGGCGGTCGTACGAGCGCATGGACCGGGTGAAGTGGACGCGGCTGGCCGCGGCGATGACGTTCACCAGCTTTGTCGCGCTGTTCCCGATGCTGGCCGTGGCCGCCGCCATTGCCGCGGCGACGCTGAGCCAGGACCAGCAGGACACGCTGGAGGAAAAGATCGCCGACCAGGTGCCCGGCATCTCCGACCAGCTGAACATCGACGGCCTGGTGGACAACGCCGGCACCGTCGGACTCATCGCCGGCGCCCTGCTGCTGGTCACCGGCATCAGCTGGGTCGGCTCCATGCGCGAGAGCCTGCGCGCGGTGTGGGCGCTGGACGACGAGGAGGAGAACCCCGTCCTGCGCAAGGCCAAGGACGCGGGCGTCCTGGTGGGCCTGGGCGGCGCCGTGCTCGTCACGATCGCCGCCTCCACCGTCGCCTCCGCGATGGTCGGCTGGATCACCCGCGAGCTCGGCATCGACGAGGGCGGCTGGGGCGGCATCCTGCTGCGCGTCCTCGCCTTCTCGATCGCCGTCCTCGCCGACTTCCTGCTGCTGCTCTACGTCCTCACCCTGCTGCCCGGCGTCGAGCCGCCGCGCCGCCGCCTGATGGTGGCCGCGCTGATCGGCGCGATCGGCTTCGAACTGCTGAAGCTGCTGCTGAGCGGCTATATGCAGGGCGTGGCCGGGAAGAGCATGTACGGCGCCTTCGGGGTGCCGGTCGCCCTGCTGCTGTGGATCAACTTCACGGCGAAACTGGTCGTGTTCTGCTCCGCCTGGACGGCCACGCCCAGCAAGGCGGAAGAGGGTGTCACCGACGACGGCGTACCAGATCAGGCAGCGGCCACCGGCGGTTGA